The window AGAATCCGTCGTCGTCGAGGCCGACGACAAGGGGCGACCCCTGCCGGGCGGCGTACAGCACGTGCTCGTTCGCGACCATCGCGGCGACGGCATAGCTCCCTTCGAGGTCGTCGATTGCTCGGCGGAACGCCGTCTCGGCTGACGCACCCTCGTCGAGGTAGTACTGAATCAGGTGGGGGATGACCTCGGTGTCGGTGTCGCTCTCGAACTCGTGGCCGAGTTCCTGCAACGACGATTTGAGCGTCGCGTAGTTCTCGATGATGCCGTTGTGGACGACGGCAACGTCTCGCGTCGAGTCGGTGTGGGGGTGTGCGTTCTCGTCAGTCGGCGGCCCGTGGGTACTCCAGCGGGTGTGACCGATACCAACCTCGCCGCTGAGGAGGTCGCTGTCGATCGCTTGCTTCAGCTCAGCGACTTTACCCGATTGCTTCTGTATCTTGATACCGGAACCGTTCTGGACGGCGACGCCGGCGGAGTCGTAGCCGCGATACTCGAGGTTCTCGAGGCCGGTCAACAGGGTATCGATCGCTTCGTCGGTTCCGACACGGCCGATGATGCCACACATCAGCGGCTCACCTCGTGTGGAACCATCGTTAGCTGACAGTCGCGGCTGGCCGCTGTTCGCTGGGCTTTTCGGCGAGGAGAGAAAAGATCTGTCCGGCCGGTGGTGTGCGGGGCGGTTGCGACCGCTGAAGAGGGGGATCCGCTACGGGTTACTCGACGCGGTATTCGGTGCACTGACATACCCACTCAAAGTGGCGCTCGGCCCATTACTATAGATTCACTAACGGCAGTGATAGCCTCCCCGTACCTGCACCGAACGATGAGCCATTGCGTCAGGTCGTGCAACCGTCTTCGTGTGACCGCGTATCCACCGAAACGGTTTCTTTCACGAGTTGGGACGTGGTTCGAGAGGTGAAGGCAAGTGTTTCTCGACGTATGGTCACCAATCTCGGAATTGTCTCCGGTTTGGGTCGGGCTACTGTCGAGAAACGAGTGCAAACAACCGGTCAGTCAGCCCGTCGTTTCACGGGCTCCTCTATCGCGTCAGACGAGCCACGGTGGGCACAGCGAACAGGTTCCAACTGGGTTCTCGTGACGATTGGCTCCCGGTCTGACTCGAGATCTCCACTGACCTTCACTCGAGATCCCATTGCTCCGCCACGAGGAAAGCCCACGACTTATTAGTCACCCGGACAGTACCACAAAATAGAACGCAACGCAATCGTCGACGTCGTTCTGCGTACGGCGTTAGTCGGAGGCAGTAGAGATGAGTAGGAACGTGCGCCGGTATCGTCTACCCCAGCCCAAAAGATCGTCATGATACTCCCGTTTCTCCCGGTCTCACCGGTCGGTCTCTCGCTCGAGGAGCCGGTGCTGGTGTTTACGATCGCGATGATCGTCTTCCTCGGCGGGCCGCTGGTCGTCAAACACTTCGGCCAGCCAGGGATCGTCGGCATCGTCCTCGTCGGGGCGATCATCGGGCCCGATGCCCTCGAGATCGTCGAACACACCGACGCGATCATTCTGCTCGGCGAGGTCGGCCTCATCTACCTGCTGTTCACCGTCGGCCTCGAACTCGACTTGCGGGGCTTTTCGGACGCGCCAGAGAACGCCGCCCTTTTCGGACTGACGAGCTTCTTCCTTCCGTTCACCGTGGGGACGGTTGCCGCCATGACGATTCTCGGGTTCGACCTGCTGGCGGCACTGTTGCTGGCGGCCGTGTTCGCCTCGCACACGCTGCTCGCCTACCCGATCGTCAACCAGCTCAACGTCACGAAAAACCGGGCGGTCACCGCCGTCTTCGGTGGCATCCTCTTTACGGACACGCTCGCGCTCATCGTCCTCGCGATCGTCACCGGGGCGATCGACGGCGAACTGACCGTCTGGCTGTTCCTCTCGGTGTTCGCCAGCCTGGTCGTCCTGTTCGGTGCCATCTGGTTCCTGATCCCACCGCTGTCCCGACGGTTCTTCCAGACCTTCAGCCAGGAGAGCTACTTCGAATTCCTGTTCGTGATGGTCGCACTGTTCGCCGCCGCGAGCCTCGCCGAAGTACTCGATATCGCCCCCATTCTCGGTGCGTTCGTCGCCGGCCTCGCGCTGAACCGGCTCATCCCACAGGGTGGCACGCTCATCAATCGGATCGAGTTCGTCGGCAACGCGTTTTTCATTCCGTTCTTCCTCCTGCACGTCGGGATGCTCGTCAATCCCACAGTCATCGTCGCCGGGCTCGAGACGATCCAGATCGCCGCCGTCGTCACCGTCGTCATGCTCACGACGAAGTGGGCGGCCGCGTGGCTGGTTTCGACCGTCCAGGGCTACGACGCCAACGAACGCGGCGTCATCTTCGGCCTCTCGACCGGCCAGGCTGCCGCTGCGCTGGCGATCACCCTCGTCGGCGTCGACGCCGGGGTCTTCGGCGACCAAGTGTTGAACGCCGTCGTCTTGCTCTTGCTCGTCACCGCCCTGGTCAGTCCGTGGCTCACCGAGCGAGCCGCGACCAAACTCGCCCTCGAGCGGGAGGTCGAACAGGGCGAAGACAGCGTGCTCGATCCGAACATTCTGTTGCCGCTCTCTCACCACGCCGAGATGCAAGAGCGATTGCTCGAGTTGGCGTTCGTCCTGAAAGGCCAGCGCGGTACGGAACCGGTGCACGTGCTGACGGTGGTGCAACGCGACCGGAACGTTCGAACCGAGGAACAGATCGCAGCCGTCAGCGAGGATCTCGATCGGGTCGCCGAAATCGGTGGCGCGGCCGAGGTGCCGGTACACACCGAAACGCGCGTGAGCCACAACGTCGCCAGCGGCATCGTCCAGGGGGCCCTCGAGGTGCAGGCGAACCAGATCCTGATGGGCTGGGACGCCAAACGCTCGTTCAGCCATCGGATTTTCGGCAGTATCATCGATCAGGTGCTCGAGCGAACCTCGCTTCCGGTGTTGATCAGCCGACTCGGCCACCCGATCAACACGACGAAAGAGATCACCGTCGTCGTCCCGATCGGTGCCGACCACCACGAGGGGTTCTACGAGGCCGTGCACATCACGAAACGGCTCGCCGCGAGCCTCGGCGTCCCGTTGTCCGTCCTCATCGTGGAGGGACGCACCCACCAGGTCGACCGGCTCTTCGAACTCGTCGAGGAGGACGTCTCGGCCGAGTTCGATGCCGTCGACCAGTGGGGTGACTTGCTCCCGACGCTCGAGTCGCGCGCGGGCGAAGATGATCTGATTATTGCCATCGCGCCGCGCAAGGGCGACGTCGGTTGGCACCCGGAACTGGCGGATTTGCCGGGTCGACTCGCAGAACTCCCACCGGAGTCGTTCATCACGATCCATCCGCGTCAGGGCGAACCGGAGTACGACCGGCGGTACCTGCGACTCGAGTGATCGTCGAGTGACCGCAGCGTTCACTCGTGTGTGTTTTGAGAGTCGTCGACGAGGCCGTATTCTTCTTGTACACGGTTCCCTTCTCCTTCCGTATGAGCGGCCCGATTGAACGACTCCAGGAAAATATTACGTCTGCCACCGCGTTACTCGTCATCGGGTTGAGTATCGTCGCCTATGGGCTGAGCATCCCGTATGCATGGGTATTCTTCGTCGTTGGACTCTTCGTCATCGTTCCACTCGTTGGATTGCTGTTCGGTGCGGACGACTGGCGCAAGTGGGATCCGCTCAGCGACGAATTTTGGGACGACATCTTCGAGGACGAGCCAGCGGAGGCAACCGAATCGCCACCCCCTGACGACGAAGCGACGACTGAAGACGCACTGGAGACGTTGCGCGACCGATACGCGCGTGGTGAGCTTACGGACGAGCAATTCGAGCGAAAACTCGAGTTGCTCGTCGAAACCGAGTCGCTGGAGAACGTCGAAGATTGGTACACGAACCGGGAGCGGGGCGACCGGTTGACCGAGCGCGAGTAGGTGACGAGACGCACTCACCAATTCGACGCCGGGTCTAAAAACTCGACGGAATCTACAGGCGGTTCAAGGCGAGTGCCTCGGGGCTTGACCCCGAGGGTGAAGCCGACAACGCCTAACCTATCAACGCTAATCCATACCTTTACAACACCCAAGTACGTCGATTAGGGTATGGAAAAGTCGCTTACGAAGACACTCGTCTTCCAACTCCAATCCGATGACAAGCGACTTCTCTCCGACGCGTATAATGAAGCTCGGTGGGTGTACAACCAGACCATCCAATTAGCGAAAAACGGGATGGACTGGGACGACATCTCACCACGTCTTGAAGACGAGGCAGACCTCGTGAAGAACACCACGCAACGCATTGTCGCTAAAGCACTTGATGCACTTCAGCAGTCCTACAACCGCGACGACTACAACACACCCAGTCACGAGAAAACTGGGCCATACCCGTTGCGAATGAACTTCACCGAGGGGTACAATCTCACACGCAAAGACAACGGGATACACTACCGAATCAGTGCCAAGCCGTACAATCCGGTGAAAGGTACACTTCGTGGCGCACCAGACAACCTCGAACTCCTCGAACAAGCCCTCGAACGTGACGAGTGGCGTGTCGGAACCGCCGAAGCGATGGCACGCAACGGAAATCACGAACTACACGTCAACGTTACTCATCTCGAAGCCACGGTTCAAGACAAACACGACGCTCAGACCATTGTAGGCGTAGACATCAACGAAGATTGCGTGGCTCTTTCAGCCCTTCGTGATGACGACATCGTTGATTCCGTGGTTATCGACTACCCGGAAATCAAGAAAGAGCGCCATCGGTACTTCACGATGCGTAAGCGAATGCAGAACGTTGGGCAGACAGCGTTCGACCGTATATTCGAGAACAAAGAGGAACGATACGTTCACGACCAACTCCACCAAGTCTCCCGGCGAATTGTGGTGTGGGTTCAGCAATTCGTGTCGCCGCTCGTTGTGTTTGAAGACCTCAAGCATATGCGAGATTCGATTGATTACGGTACTCGGATGAATCGTCGGTTGCACTCCCTGCCGTTTCACAAACTCCGCTCGTTCGTCACGTACAAAGCGGCGTTCGAGGGGATTCCGAACGATGACATCGACCCGGCGTACACCAGCCAGACGTGTTCTTTCTCAAAGTGTGAGCATACGACTCGGTCGAATCGCCGGAAGAAGCGGTTCAAGTGCAACGCGTGTGGTCGGCAAGACCACGCTGACCGAAACGCGGCAGTGAATATTGCGAAGAAAGGATTGGAGAAGTTGAATCGAAATGTGCCTGCTCTCAACACGCTTCCGGTTGTTCGGAAACTGCGACGGCAGGCATCGGGCTGTGTGAACCAGCCGACCGTGACCCACGCAACCGTTCGAGGCCACCAAGCCGATGGTCGCGTGGGAGTGTCCGATTAAACCACGGGAAGCCTCGGGGCTTGACCCCGAGGCGGTTCACAGCGACGTTTCACACAGCTCGTTCATCGCCCGACGCAACCGCTGTGAGACGGCCGACTTCGAAATTCCCAACATCTCGGCGAGTTCGTCCTGTGAGATGCCTCGAGGCACGTCGAAATACCCCTCCTCGTACGCGACGGTGAGCAGGCGTTCCTGTTTTTCCGTCAGCCCGACCACGGTGGTGTCCTCGGGGTTCGCCAGCCGCAGATGGTTGACGTGAAACGAGATACCGAGTCCTTTGCAGGCGCGGTTGAACGCCACCAACCCGTCCCGATCAGGGAACTGAAGCCGCGCGATCCACCCCGTCTTTCCGCCGGTGAGGCTCAGAATGCGCCCGTCGAATTCGGCAATCCGACTCGTGAACCGTACCGTCTCGGTACACACGGTGGCGCGGTAGACCCGTTTCCGTGGGTACCGATCGACGAGTGTCGGTTCTCGTATCGTCGTATCGTTCGCGAGTGCGGCCTCGAACTCCGAGAACGGGACGGATTCTGCCCCGAAGAAGATGACCGTTCGTCCGTCCTCGAGGTCGCTCCAGTACTCGATCTCGACCCGGCCGCTCGAGAGCTCACGGAGGGTCGGCCGAAGTACCAGTGCTTCGTGATCGAGTTCGAGTTCGGCAACGATACTGCCCCCCGCCTGTGAATGAAGTGAGATCTGATCGGTCTCGGATGGCTTGGTGCTCATCGTTCGATCACCGTAATCCATTGTTCGAGAGAGTAATCGACGCTTATCGACAACGCATACATCAAGCGTGCATTTCGACCCGAGTCACTTGGTGGTGGACGCTAAATACACTCAGGTGGTGATTAATCGACGCTAAACGTATTCATTGATACGATATCTTGACTGTCTGTCCTCCCTGAGTAACACGGACTTTCCGCCAGCGACATAGCGTAACAGCGCGATTATCGCCCGGTAATTATCTGTTTCACTCGGTACGCACCTCGTGTTCACGTCCGAGTCCGCTACTCGAGCCACCCCTCCTCGAAGAGCAGTTCGAATAGCTTTCGCTCGGCCGTCCTGAGGTGGCGCGTGAACGTCGGCTGTGAGACGTCGAGCAACTCGGCCACCTCGCCACCAGTTCGATCGCGGGGCCACTCGAAGTAGCCCGCGTGGTAGGTGACCCGGAGCGTCTCGAGCTGTCGGTCGGTCAACTGCTCGCGGAGGTGCTCGCTGAAGGTTCCGTCCCGATTGCTCTCCGCCGAGACGACCCGTTTCGACCGGAGTTCGATGTCCGGGTACCGTTTCTCGAGGCGGTCGGCGAACGTCCGAATGCTGGTTCCGGGGGCGACGTCGATCACGATTCGCGGACGATGATCCGTGGCGTCGATTCGTGTGAGTTTCCCGCCGTGGGTTCCCACGACCGACCCGATATTCGACTCCCGAATCGCCGTTTCGAGGTGGAGTCGATCACCGCGGGAACGCGAGAGGGTGCCACCCTCGAGACCGTCGATGTCCTCGAGGGCCGCCCCTACGGTCTCTCTGTCGAGTTCTCCATCGTCCATACCCAGCGAGAGCACGGCGCTCGCGCCAGAGTCGGTGTGACTCAATGTGAGCAGATCCACCCGACACCGACAGCCCACGGCAAGGTCGATCAGTGGATCGTCGACCGACTCGCGTGCAGTGGCGTCGCTGGACGGTGATCGATCCGTCGAAGCACGGTCGGCCCCCTCCTCCGTCACGTCGTGTGCGGGCAGGGCGAACTCGAGTTCGAGTCGATCCTCGCTGGTTACGAACTGCCGATACTCCTCGAGAGCGTTGGCGAGCGTCAGTGTCGTCCGAAGTGCCTCGAGACCGGTGAGCGTCGAATCGGCTGGTGGGTCGGTGATGGCGAGCGCCAGGACTCCGTACTGTCGCTCGTCGAAAACGAGTGGGAGGGAGGCAACGACCCGTCCGCCTCGCTCTTCTCGAGTGTCCCCGTCGCCGTCCTGTCCGGGCCGATCGATCCCTGCGTCTCGCTCAGTCCAGGTGTCCGCTTGTTCGACGGTCACTGTCCTCGAACCGACGACTGACTCGAGCGAGTCGACGTCCGTTTCCGAGATCGTCCCCCTCCCGTCGACGAACGGGGAGACGGATCCACCCGCAGTTGCTCGCGTGCGATACTGCCCGTCCTCGAGGTCGA of the Natronosalvus vescus genome contains:
- a CDS encoding cation:proton antiporter gives rise to the protein MILPFLPVSPVGLSLEEPVLVFTIAMIVFLGGPLVVKHFGQPGIVGIVLVGAIIGPDALEIVEHTDAIILLGEVGLIYLLFTVGLELDLRGFSDAPENAALFGLTSFFLPFTVGTVAAMTILGFDLLAALLLAAVFASHTLLAYPIVNQLNVTKNRAVTAVFGGILFTDTLALIVLAIVTGAIDGELTVWLFLSVFASLVVLFGAIWFLIPPLSRRFFQTFSQESYFEFLFVMVALFAAASLAEVLDIAPILGAFVAGLALNRLIPQGGTLINRIEFVGNAFFIPFFLLHVGMLVNPTVIVAGLETIQIAAVVTVVMLTTKWAAAWLVSTVQGYDANERGVIFGLSTGQAAAALAITLVGVDAGVFGDQVLNAVVLLLLVTALVSPWLTERAATKLALEREVEQGEDSVLDPNILLPLSHHAEMQERLLELAFVLKGQRGTEPVHVLTVVQRDRNVRTEEQIAAVSEDLDRVAEIGGAAEVPVHTETRVSHNVASGIVQGALEVQANQILMGWDAKRSFSHRIFGSIIDQVLERTSLPVLISRLGHPINTTKEITVVVPIGADHHEGFYEAVHITKRLAASLGVPLSVLIVEGRTHQVDRLFELVEEDVSAEFDAVDQWGDLLPTLESRAGEDDLIIAIAPRKGDVGWHPELADLPGRLAELPPESFITIHPRQGEPEYDRRYLRLE
- a CDS encoding SHOCT domain-containing protein, which gives rise to MSGPIERLQENITSATALLVIGLSIVAYGLSIPYAWVFFVVGLFVIVPLVGLLFGADDWRKWDPLSDEFWDDIFEDEPAEATESPPPDDEATTEDALETLRDRYARGELTDEQFERKLELLVETESLENVEDWYTNRERGDRLTERE
- a CDS encoding RNA-guided endonuclease InsQ/TnpB family protein; the encoded protein is MEKSLTKTLVFQLQSDDKRLLSDAYNEARWVYNQTIQLAKNGMDWDDISPRLEDEADLVKNTTQRIVAKALDALQQSYNRDDYNTPSHEKTGPYPLRMNFTEGYNLTRKDNGIHYRISAKPYNPVKGTLRGAPDNLELLEQALERDEWRVGTAEAMARNGNHELHVNVTHLEATVQDKHDAQTIVGVDINEDCVALSALRDDDIVDSVVIDYPEIKKERHRYFTMRKRMQNVGQTAFDRIFENKEERYVHDQLHQVSRRIVVWVQQFVSPLVVFEDLKHMRDSIDYGTRMNRRLHSLPFHKLRSFVTYKAAFEGIPNDDIDPAYTSQTCSFSKCEHTTRSNRRKKRFKCNACGRQDHADRNAAVNIAKKGLEKLNRNVPALNTLPVVRKLRRQASGCVNQPTVTHATVRGHQADGRVGVSD
- a CDS encoding helix-turn-helix domain-containing protein encodes the protein MSTKPSETDQISLHSQAGGSIVAELELDHEALVLRPTLRELSSGRVEIEYWSDLEDGRTVIFFGAESVPFSEFEAALANDTTIREPTLVDRYPRKRVYRATVCTETVRFTSRIAEFDGRILSLTGGKTGWIARLQFPDRDGLVAFNRACKGLGISFHVNHLRLANPEDTTVVGLTEKQERLLTVAYEEGYFDVPRGISQDELAEMLGISKSAVSQRLRRAMNELCETSL